A window of Lusitaniella coriacea LEGE 07157 genomic DNA:
AAATTTCCTGCAAACGAATACAGTTCTCGAAGTGGAAAAGGAAGCCTCGTTTGTTCGAGCTTATCGGGCGATATTCCATCCCAGTCTCTGAGATCGCCGTACCAATAATTCAAGAATTTTTTTAACGATCTTAGTAAATGTTTTGGATCGTCTTTTTTATCAAACATACAATAATGAGATCGATTCAAGCTATCGAAACAAATACCCAAACATTTTTAAATTATATCCGGATCGATATTCAACTCTCGCAACTTCGCTGCCAATCGTTCTGCTTTTTGTTGAGCGATTTCTTTTTGTTGTCGTTCAAATTCTTTCTGTTGTCGTTCGGATTCCTTCTCCTGTTGAGCAACTTCCTTCTGCTGTCGTTCGGATTGAGCATCTTCTTCTGGGGTAGGAACCAACTCCCCTTCTCGCGTGAAAAATCGCAATAGTCCTCCCTCAATCCCTAAATATAACCCTAACTGCTGACTCCACAATTTCCCTTTTCCATTCTCTTCTAAAGGTTCGTATTTCCCGTCCACTAAATGAAACCCGGCGAATTCTCCTGTGTAGGGATCGAACCAAAAATAATCCGGCGTGCGGAAGGTATCTTGATACAATTTCTTCTTCAACTCGCGATCGATCTTTGCTGTCGAATCTGAGAGAATTTCAAGAATAAAATTGGGATATTTCCCCTCTTCTTCCCACACCACCCAACTTTTTCTCGTTTTGCGTTCTGTCCCTAAAACGACGAAGAAATCAGGTCCTCGGAAGTCTTCGTTTTTGCGCTTATTCCGGCTGTAGTAAATGGTTAGGTTTGCTGCCACGTAAAAATCATTTTTATCTCGCCACAGCCATTCAAGACATTTGAGGAGTAGGATGATTTGCCGTAGATGTAGTTCGGTTTCCAAGGGGGGTTCGTCGCTGTACAGGTCGTCAGAGGGAAAGATAACACTTTCTTTCTCCTGCTGGGAAGTTTCTCTTTCTTGGGTAAGGGTCATAATAATAGATAGGGATGTAGATGGACTTATTTTAACGCTCGTCATTCTCAATTCTTAAGAGTCAAATACCCGAACGGATTACGATCGCGGGAGGATATACTAAGAAGGGGCAAACAGTACAGTCAAGAGGGAAAGAGTCGGGTGCGCTATCTTGAATAGCCAGATATTACCCGATCGCGCTAAGAGCGAGCGACGCTCAAACTATGACTAAATTCCTCCACCCCATGCTCAATCCCAAAATTCCCCTGCGCTTAGTTCTTGTTATTCCCTTCGTCGCACAAGTTATAGCAGCAGTGGGATTGGTTGGCTATCTTTCGTTTCGCAACGGTCAGCGTGCGGTGGAGGATCTTGCAACTCAGTTACGAACTGAGATTACAGCACGCATTCAAGAACGCCTCAATAACTACCTAGAAGTTCCTCACCTCATTAATCAGATTAATGTGGATGATGTGACATTGAGCAAACTCGATTTAGAAGATATTCCCAGTTTAGAAAAGCATTTTTGGCAACAGATACAGCGTTTTGAAACGGCGACCTATATTTATTGGGGGAGTGAGGCGGAAGTTTTTAGCGGTGCGGAACGAGTTCCCGATGGGACGTTTAATCTAGGCTATTGGTCGCGGGGTATTGCCAAAAATCAGTTTTCTACTTACGCCACAGATGAGGAGGGAAATCGCACGAAGCTGTTGTCGGCAATTCCGGATTACGATATGCTCCCTCGTCCCTGGTATCGCTCTGCGGTGCGTGCGGGTCGCGCCAGTTGGGGACAGATCTATGTGTGGGAGGCCCCCTATGCCAATGTCGCTTTGCCTGCGGTGCTTCCCCTCTACAACGATGGGGTATTGCAGGGAGTGTTTGCGGTGGATTTGTCTTTGTTGGATATTGGCAAGTTTCTGCAAAGTTTAAAGGTTGGGAAAACTGGAGAGACGTTTATTATGGAGCGCAATGGCTTGTTGGTTGCGACTTCGACGGAATACAAGCCTTTTATCAATGAGAATGGCGAACAGAAGCGCCTTCAGGCGAGTAAGATCGATGAAGTGCTGATTCGCTCGACAGCGAAGCATTTGCTGACAAACTTCGATCGCCTGGGCGCGATCGCGCGACCCAAACAACTATCCTTTAACCTCAATGGGGAACGCCAATTAGTACAGGTTACGCCCTATCAAGACGAATACGGTTTGGATTGGCTGATTGTGGTGGTGGTTCCGGAAGTGGATTTTATGGCACAGATCCACAAAAACAACCGTACCACGATTTTTTTGTGCGCGATCGCGTTCCTTTTGGCAACGGGTTCTGGAATTATTACCTCTCACTGGATTACTCAACCCATCTTGCAACTCGGTCGCGCCAGTCGCCGCATCGCCGACGGTCAACTCGACCGGGAAGTTGAGTCCTACGGAGAGCGCGCGCTACACATCGACGAACTCAAAGTTCTCTCCGACTCCTTCCAACAAATGGCAAACCAGTTGAGCAAGTCCTTCACGGCGATGGAAAAAATGAACGAGCAACTCGAACAGCAAGTCGAGGAACGCACCGCTCAACTCGCCGCCGCAGAAGCCGAACTCCTTGGTTTATTTGAAGCGATGACCGAGGTGATTTTCGTTAAAGACCGCCAGGGACGCTATCTCAAAGTTATCTCCGGTTCCCCCGAATTGCTGTACTATCCCATTGACGTATTGCTGGGAAAAACCGACCTCGACCTATTACCCCCAAAACAAGCCGAACGCTTTATCGGCTACATTCAAGAAGTTCTTGACACCCAAAAAACAGTCAATGTCGAATATCACCTCACGATTCAGGAACGAGAATTTTGGTTTGCGGCAAATATCTCTCCCATTGCAGAGGATCGGGTGGTTTGGGTCGCGCGAGATATCAGCGATCGCAAGCAGGCAGAAGATGCACTTCAGGAAAAAGAACAATATTTACGCATTGTTCTCAATAATATTCCCCAACAAGTCTTTTGGAAAGATACGAATTTAGTCTTCCAAGGGTGTAATAAAAACTGGGCGGAAGCCGCCGGACTCGAAAGCCCGGAAGCAGTTGTGGGCAAAACCGATTACGATTTGATCGAAGATCCGGCGGTAGCGGAAACCTTTCGCGAACAAGATCGCCAACTGATCGAACAAGACGTACCCAAACTTCACATTATTACCCCCAAAATCAGACCGGGAGAGAACGGTCAAACCATCTGGCTCGATATGAGCAAAATTCCCATTCACGACGCGAAAGGCAAGGTCATCGGTCTTTTGGGCGTACTGGAAGATATCACTTTGCGCAAATTAGCAGAAGAAGCGCTACACGCCGAACAGGAAAAATCAGAAGCCCTGCTCCTCAATATTTTACCCAAGGTTATTGCCCAGCGCTTAAAACAATCGCAGGAATTACTTGCCGAACAATTTGAAGAGGTAACGATCCTTTTTGCCGATATTGTCGGGTTTACCTCCCTTTCTGCACGATTGCAACCCATTGAATTAGTGGACTTGCTCAATCAAATTTTTTCCAACTTCGATCGCCTTGCAGACAAGTACAATTTAGAGAAAATCAAGACGATTGGGGATGCGTACATGGTGGTGGGAGGCTTGCCAATTCCTCACGAGGATCATGCGGACGCGATCGCGAATATGGCGCTAGAAATGCAAAAAGCCATTCGCCAAACCAGTACAGAACTGGGCGAATCCTTTCAAATTCGTATTGGAATTAATACTGGTGCTGTTATTGCGGGGGTGATCGGGATTAAGAAATTCATTTACGATCTTTGGGGAGATTCGGTTAATGTCGCATCGCGCATGGAATCCTCTGGAAAACCGGGACAAATTCAAGTGACCGCTAATACCTACGAACGTTTGAAGGATCGGTACATTTTTCAGGAACGGGGCGAAATCTTTGTCAAGGGGAAGGGAATGATGATGACTTATTGGTTGCGCGATCGCAAGTAAGCTGACTATTTCTTTATGCGAGAAGCATTAATCTTTTGAATCGCGCGATCGATTGTATTTTGAATCTCTGGATTGCCTTGATTGGGAATCTTTTTTGATTCCAATTCAGAAATAATTCGATCTTTAATGTCATTGTCATTAGAGGCAATAGCCACTTGTGCTAACGATTGAATCGATTGTATAACAGTCGGTGCCTTTTGGGATTGACGGGCAATAATCAATAAATCTTCACTGGCTTTTTGTTGGAGGGTTCGATCTTCCGATTCAACCGCCATCGGAGCTGTCGCAATACGCTCGATGTTCCTAATTGCTTCTTTTTGTTCTTCAACCATCATGTTTTCATCTGATGGAGTGGATGAAATATTTTCAACGGCAATTGCTTTGTCTTTCGAGGCTTCAATTTCTTTTTTCGAGACTTCTGAAACTCGATCTTCTAATCGATCGATCTTGACTCGTGCAGCAAGATTCTGTTGTGCGACATCAAAAACGAGGGGAAAAAATAAGCCGCAGGTCACAGCAAGTCCAATAATTCTAAACCGTTCTTTTTGCAAAATTGCCTGACTGTTGTTAAAAATTCCCGCTAAAAGATTAATACCAATGATGGCACTCACTGCGCCTAAAAAAAGGTGGAGGGGAACAGCACCGAACCAAAAACCGGGGAACGTATCAACCCAGCGTTCGGGGGGCTTTCGGATAGGCTTTTCCATAATTGAAGATTCCCTATCCAAGCATAATTTGGCAAAGCCACCTACCGACCCCGCAAGCCCGATACTTGCAATATCTTGCAAAAGATTGCCTCCCGCGCGTGGAACGGAAGATTTCTGAGTTTTTTCCTCGATTGGGCTGGGACTCAAGTGGTTTATCATAAAAAATCTCTCCCTCTGCTTATACATTGTGGCTACAATTTCAAAACAGAATAATCCGGATTGTCTTGACTGAATCGAGAAGTAGTGGTCTGTCAGTTTCTAAGAGTACTCCAATCAATAAACTATCCCACGCCGTTTCTTCCTCACCCCAGCTTCCCCCGCTTCCCCTGCTCCCCTACTCTCCGCACCGAGAGCATTCAAGCGAATTTCATATCACCCCGTCACCTCGTCTCCTTGTCACCCTTTTCCAGGGGAATTTGACCATTCCCATTCTGAGTTTGGTGGTGCAACCATTGGGCGAGTTTTTCTGAAAGATGGGCGAGGGAGTCCGCCAGTTGGGAGGGGAGCTGTTCTTCGGGGAGGCTGCCAGAACGAACGTGTAAGTCCCGTTGGGGAAAGGGAATTTCAACTCCGCGATCGCGCAATTGGGCTTCAATGAGAAAATACAGATCGCTCTTAATCCTAAATTGCTTCGTGGGTTCGATAATCCAAACCATTAACTCAAAATCGAGGGAACTGTCGCCAAATCCCGTAAAAAGGACGTAGGGAGGCGGTTGAGACAGAACGTCTCGATGCTCTTTCGCCGCGTCGAGAAGGATCGTTTGCACGGTTTCGAGGGGCGACCCATACGCAACGCCCACGGGGATTTTGAGGCGCGAGACGGGACTGCGGTGGCTCCAATTGATCACCTCAGCTTCGAGAAAACGAGAGTTGGGCAAAATCACCGAAATGCGATCGAGGGTCAAAATGGTGGTGCTGCGCACGCTGATATGTTCGACCGTTCCCATTAAGTCTCCAATTTCCACAAAGTCGCCCACTTGAACGGGACGCTCGAAAATAATCACCAAACCGCTCATAAATTCTTTGGCAATGCCCTGTACCCCCAAGCCAATGCCCACGCCGAGAACCCCGGCAAAGACGGTGAGGGAGCTGAGTTCGAGTCCCCAAAGCTGCAAAACAACGATTGTGCCGATGAAGATGAAGGTATAGTTGCTGATGACGGCGATGGTTTCCTGAGCGGCGCGACTCAATCCGGTTAAACTCAAAATACGCGATCGCAACAGGCGTTTGAAAACGCGAGCAAGGGCAATCAGGAGGGCGAATAACCCAATCAAACGCAGTAAATCTAGAACTGAAAAGGATTTACCGCCGAGGGGGAATGCTTCTGAGGTGAAGCTGACGATTAGGGCATCAACGAGCCTCTGGCTTAGTTTATAGGTTTGGGGGAATAATTGGCTGATGTAGATGAGAGCGGCAAAGGCAAGGGCAACGCGAACGACGACCAAAAGAACTTGCGCGAGTCGTTCTAGGGTTCGATGGTGGCTTTGGAAGGGTGCATCTTCATCGGTTTCCCTGTGGGTCAAAAAGTATACCCAATGTTCCCATACCCGTCCTAATGACCAACTGAGAAAGATTGCCATTGCAATGCTGGTTAGGGAAAGGAGAATCGCTTTGATGATATATTCGCGCGATCGCTCGTAGTGGGCGCGGTCTAGGGCTTTTTCGATCTTAGCCGCCCATTCTGCGGCAAGTTCGTTGGGATCTTTGCCTTCAGGAGCATCTGCGAAGGTGACCGTAAATAGACGCTGGTCCTCCAATTTTTCGTTATCAATCCAAAGGACAGGAACTGTCTTCTCTTCGTCCCGTTCGCCCGGTTCGTCCGCTTCGACAACTTCCTGTTTGACAATTACCGAAACATTTTCTTGTCCAACTTTTTCCTGGAGGATTTCATTTGCTTGTTCGACTCGCTTTTCTGCTTCATAA
This region includes:
- a CDS encoding Uma2 family endonuclease, producing the protein MTLTQERETSQQEKESVIFPSDDLYSDEPPLETELHLRQIILLLKCLEWLWRDKNDFYVAANLTIYYSRNKRKNEDFRGPDFFVVLGTERKTRKSWVVWEEEGKYPNFILEILSDSTAKIDRELKKKLYQDTFRTPDYFWFDPYTGEFAGFHLVDGKYEPLEENGKGKLWSQQLGLYLGIEGGLLRFFTREGELVPTPEEDAQSERQQKEVAQQEKESERQQKEFERQQKEIAQQKAERLAAKLRELNIDPDII
- a CDS encoding mechanosensitive ion channel family protein produces the protein MANKRSIFQRPIRFVAIAVFVLGACCLWADPFGIAILPAIAQDKATTAPIIVDSRRILEVSNSDDYEAEKRVEQANEILQEKVGQENVSVIVKQEVVEADEPGERDEEKTVPVLWIDNEKLEDQRLFTVTFADAPEGKDPNELAAEWAAKIEKALDRAHYERSREYIIKAILLSLTSIAMAIFLSWSLGRVWEHWVYFLTHRETDEDAPFQSHHRTLERLAQVLLVVVRVALAFAALIYISQLFPQTYKLSQRLVDALIVSFTSEAFPLGGKSFSVLDLLRLIGLFALLIALARVFKRLLRSRILSLTGLSRAAQETIAVISNYTFIFIGTIVVLQLWGLELSSLTVFAGVLGVGIGLGVQGIAKEFMSGLVIIFERPVQVGDFVEIGDLMGTVEHISVRSTTILTLDRISVILPNSRFLEAEVINWSHRSPVSRLKIPVGVAYGSPLETVQTILLDAAKEHRDVLSQPPPYVLFTGFGDSSLDFELMVWIIEPTKQFRIKSDLYFLIEAQLRDRGVEIPFPQRDLHVRSGSLPEEQLPSQLADSLAHLSEKLAQWLHHQTQNGNGQIPLEKGDKETR
- a CDS encoding adenylate/guanylate cyclase domain-containing protein, encoding MTKFLHPMLNPKIPLRLVLVIPFVAQVIAAVGLVGYLSFRNGQRAVEDLATQLRTEITARIQERLNNYLEVPHLINQINVDDVTLSKLDLEDIPSLEKHFWQQIQRFETATYIYWGSEAEVFSGAERVPDGTFNLGYWSRGIAKNQFSTYATDEEGNRTKLLSAIPDYDMLPRPWYRSAVRAGRASWGQIYVWEAPYANVALPAVLPLYNDGVLQGVFAVDLSLLDIGKFLQSLKVGKTGETFIMERNGLLVATSTEYKPFINENGEQKRLQASKIDEVLIRSTAKHLLTNFDRLGAIARPKQLSFNLNGERQLVQVTPYQDEYGLDWLIVVVVPEVDFMAQIHKNNRTTIFLCAIAFLLATGSGIITSHWITQPILQLGRASRRIADGQLDREVESYGERALHIDELKVLSDSFQQMANQLSKSFTAMEKMNEQLEQQVEERTAQLAAAEAELLGLFEAMTEVIFVKDRQGRYLKVISGSPELLYYPIDVLLGKTDLDLLPPKQAERFIGYIQEVLDTQKTVNVEYHLTIQEREFWFAANISPIAEDRVVWVARDISDRKQAEDALQEKEQYLRIVLNNIPQQVFWKDTNLVFQGCNKNWAEAAGLESPEAVVGKTDYDLIEDPAVAETFREQDRQLIEQDVPKLHIITPKIRPGENGQTIWLDMSKIPIHDAKGKVIGLLGVLEDITLRKLAEEALHAEQEKSEALLLNILPKVIAQRLKQSQELLAEQFEEVTILFADIVGFTSLSARLQPIELVDLLNQIFSNFDRLADKYNLEKIKTIGDAYMVVGGLPIPHEDHADAIANMALEMQKAIRQTSTELGESFQIRIGINTGAVIAGVIGIKKFIYDLWGDSVNVASRMESSGKPGQIQVTANTYERLKDRYIFQERGEIFVKGKGMMMTYWLRDRK